One Helianthus annuus cultivar XRQ/B chromosome 12, HanXRQr2.0-SUNRISE, whole genome shotgun sequence genomic region harbors:
- the LOC110892495 gene encoding glutathione S-transferase T3-like → MNPFNRGFIPPRSSADPNQSGNPTRPVAPVPTRPNPFGSGFLDYNQQSPGFMNLLNQPLSWDPNLYGWNPSQNTDGMGSSQAFGSAQAFGSPLHEPDVVPETQPEVPDTQPETQKGKGKAKRAHKKKVETNTRTKKNVQTWEPEEEYALTRAFIDVSEDPVIVNNQSKTVFWNRIRELFFELMGRGEEYRLPDSISGKWTDINKKCTNFQTVYQRLYSGWKSGSSDEDITQEALVEYTNANGHFPYMKCWQILRHSPKWAVVSTPSGRSGNTRPSKRSKTNESGEPETPTSDAQNIGLNEEIPDDEPVEELPRPPGRKSRAKKPESSSMSMGTDMSHAFSEINKRLQDIHELGNKRLEENEKVTEIMRDRQWAHDFDFYSKPHDHLTGKALKMALAQKERIEKKYNL, encoded by the exons ATGAATCCATTCAACCGGGGCTTCATTCCTCCCCGATCTAGTGCGGACCCAAACCAAAGTGGCAATCCTACTCGTCCCGTGGCACCGGTTCCCACTAGACCCAACCCTTTCGGCTCCGGTTTTCTCGATTACAATCAACAAAGTCCCGGGTTCATGAATCTTTTGAACCAACCGCTATCATGGGACCCTAATCTCTACGGGTGGAACCCAAGTCAAAACACGGATGGGATGGGGTCGTCTCAAGCGTTTGGGTCGGCTCAAGCGTTCGGCTCCCCACTACACGAACCCGATGTTGttccggagacgcaacccgaggTACCGGATACGCAACCGGAGAcgcaaaaaggaaaaggaaaagcaaAACGGGCACATAAAAAGAAAGTGGAAACCAACACCCGAACGAAAAAAAATGTGCAAACGTGGGAGCCCGAAGAGGAGTATGCGTTAACCCGCGCTTTCATCGATGTTTCGGAGGACCCGGTCATag TAAACAATCAAAGTAAAACCGTATTTTGGAACCGAATAAGAGAACTCTTTTTCGAGCTCATGGGTAGAGGAGAGGAATACCGCCTACCGGACTCTATATCGGGGAAGTGGACCGATATAAACAAGAAgtgcacaaactttcaaaccgtgTACCAACGCTTGTATTCCGGGTGGAAAAGTGGAAGTAGCGATGAAGACATTACGCAAGAGGCATTGGTCGAGTATACGAACGCTAATGGCCATTTCCCGTACATGAAGTGTTGGCAAATCCTTCGCCATAGCCCCAAATGGGCCGTCGTATCTACTCCTAGTGGTCGTTCGGGAAATACACGGCCATCAAAGAGGTCCAAAACAAACGAGTCGGGTGAACCCGAAACGCCAACCTCCGACGCTCAAAACATCGGCTTGAACGAGGAAATTCCGGATGACGAGCCGGTGGAGGAGCTACCAAGACCGCCCGGAAGAAAAAGTCGGGCGAAAAAACCCGAGTCGTCGTCGATGTCTATGGGAACGGATATGAGTCACGCATTTTCGGAGATAAACAAGCGGCTTCAAGACATACACGAACTCGGTAACAAACGTTTGGAGGAGAACGAAAAAGTTACGGAGATTATGCGGGATCGACAATGGGCTCACGACTTTGACTTCTACTCCAAACCGCATGACCACTTAACGGGAAAAGCTTTGAAAATGGCGTTGGCACAAAAGGAGcggattgaaaaaaaatataatctttga
- the LOC110894225 gene encoding photosystem I reaction center subunit VI, chloroplastic, whose amino-acid sequence MQLNQNDPLFLHLHSSVTISVEASVFLGSMASLATFTPTTIKGLAGSSIAGTKLNLKSSRQSFKPTSYRAGAVVAKYGDKSVYFDLEDLGNTTGEWDVYGSDAPSPYNPLQSKFFETFAAPFTKRGLLLKFLILGGGSTLAYFSATATGDVLPIVKGPQQKPKLGPRGKI is encoded by the exons ATGCAACTAAATCAAAACGACCCTCtgtttcttcatcttcattcaTCCGTCACAATATCCGTAGAAGCTTCTGTTTTTTTGGGATCAATGGCGTCTCTTGCAACCTTCACACCCACCACCATTAAGGGACTCGCTGGCAGTTCCATCGCCGGAACCAAGCTTAATCTCAAGTCTTCTCGCCAGAGTTTTAAACCCACATCTTACAG AGCTGGAGCTGTGGTGGCTAAATACGGTGACAAGAGTGTCTACTTTGATTTGGAAGATTTGGGCAACACAACTGGTGAATGGGATGTGTATGGTTCTGATGCTCCTTCACCTTACAACCCCCTCCAG AGCAAGTTCTTTGAGACATTTGCTGCACCTTTTACCAAGAGAGGATTGCTACTCAAGTTCTTGATACTAGGAGGTGGTTCAACACTTGCTTACTTCAGTGCCACCGCCACAGGAGACGTTTTACCGATCGTGAAGGGCCCACAACAGAAGCCGAAGCTTGGTCCCCGTGGCAAAATCTAA